A single Calditerricola satsumensis DNA region contains:
- a CDS encoding DUF4190 domain-containing protein: MDEPRARWTEGEADVRDRAREGDPTGEEFAAEIAPATAPPREKRAVDRAEQTDGSGWAIAGIILSVISLFVLPFLFAPAGVIVGYVAYRQGARTLAWWAIGIGLVSLLGAILLRPFFL; encoded by the coding sequence ATGGACGAACCGCGCGCTCGCTGGACGGAAGGCGAGGCGGACGTTCGCGATCGCGCCCGTGAAGGCGATCCGACCGGCGAGGAATTTGCCGCCGAGATCGCTCCCGCCACCGCGCCTCCGCGCGAGAAGAGGGCCGTCGACCGGGCGGAACAAACCGACGGCAGCGGATGGGCGATTGCCGGCATCATCCTCTCGGTGATCAGCCTGTTCGTGCTTCCGTTCTTGTTCGCTCCCGCCGGCGTCATCGTTGGGTACGTGGCGTATCGCCAAGGCGCGCGCACGCTCGCCTGGTGGGCCATCGGCATCGGTCTGGTCTCGCTGTTGGGCGCGATCCTGCTTCGCCCCTTCTTCCTGTAG
- a CDS encoding 5' nucleotidase, NT5C type — MSLVSRTLRLGIDIDGTVTNPASFLSHLNRAFGKRLLYPQVRQYDLIPLYEITPEAFWRWYERHSADVYRTSPPSPFARDVLHRLARQHTLIYISAREPEHYDLTVQWFETQRIPYHKIILLGSHDKVDEARRQKVALFIEDRYENACALAEALQVPVLLFDTPYNQGPLPSLVTRIRSWREVPAYVDAHAGRLCAP, encoded by the coding sequence GTGTCCCTCGTTTCGCGCACCTTGCGCCTTGGCATCGACATCGACGGAACGGTGACCAACCCGGCCAGCTTCCTTTCCCATCTGAATCGCGCCTTTGGCAAGCGCCTGTTGTACCCCCAGGTGCGCCAATATGACCTCATCCCCCTTTACGAGATCACGCCAGAGGCGTTTTGGCGCTGGTACGAACGCCATTCGGCTGACGTCTACCGCACGTCACCGCCCAGTCCCTTTGCCCGCGACGTCTTGCACCGCCTGGCACGCCAGCACACGCTGATCTACATCAGCGCGCGGGAACCGGAACATTACGACCTGACGGTGCAATGGTTTGAGACGCAGCGCATCCCCTATCACAAAATCATCCTGCTGGGCTCCCACGACAAAGTGGACGAAGCGCGCCGGCAAAAGGTCGCGCTGTTCATCGAAGACCGTTACGAAAACGCCTGCGCCCTCGCCGAAGCGCTTCAGGTGCCCGTGCTGCTCTTTGACACGCCCTACAATCAGGGACCGCTGCCATCCCTTGTGACGCGCATCCGCTCCTGGCGGGAAGTGCCGGCCTACGTGGACGCCCACGCGGGTCGGCTGTGCGCGCCCTGA
- a CDS encoding DUF1540 domain-containing protein, protein MPVVKCSVSNCAYWGSGNMCTADAIMVEIDRHARASFNEEIGEIEVDSGHKDVAKSSSDTCCHTFQPRR, encoded by the coding sequence ATGCCCGTTGTCAAGTGCAGCGTTTCGAATTGCGCCTACTGGGGCAGCGGCAACATGTGCACCGCCGATGCGATCATGGTGGAGATCGACCGACACGCCCGCGCTTCGTTCAACGAGGAGATCGGGGAAATCGAGGTCGACTCCGGCCACAAAGACGTGGCCAAATCGAGCAGCGACACGTGCTGCCACACGTTTCAGCCCCGTCGGTGA